In Leucobacter insecticola, one DNA window encodes the following:
- a CDS encoding aspartate-semialdehyde dehydrogenase, with product MSAGLSIAVVGATGQVGAVIRRLLDERDFPVGSLRLFSSARSAGSTIEFRGQQIVVEDVAVADPAGIDIALFSAGGAASKAYAEKFASAGATVIDNSSAWRLDPEVPLVVSEVNPHAIDEAVKGIIANPNCTTMAAMPVMKALDAEAGLERLIVTTFQAVSGSGLVGATELSSQAAAALESGNLERLVHDGTAVDFPAPRVYTKTIAFDVLPLAGSIVDDGQGETDEEKKLRNESRKILELPELLVSGTCVRVPVFTGHSLSINAEFARPISADRAREVLAAAPGVELSDVPTPLEAAGKDPSFVGRIREDQSAPAGRGLALFISNDNLRKGAALNAVQLAELVAARKLG from the coding sequence ATGTCAGCAGGTCTTTCGATCGCCGTAGTTGGAGCAACCGGCCAGGTCGGCGCGGTGATTCGACGCCTTCTTGACGAGCGAGATTTTCCGGTCGGTTCGCTGCGTCTGTTTTCGAGTGCGCGCTCGGCGGGCAGCACGATTGAGTTCCGCGGGCAACAGATTGTTGTTGAAGATGTGGCGGTCGCAGATCCCGCAGGCATCGACATTGCCCTGTTTTCTGCAGGTGGCGCGGCTTCAAAGGCCTACGCTGAGAAGTTCGCCTCGGCTGGCGCGACCGTGATCGACAATTCGAGCGCCTGGCGTCTCGATCCCGAGGTCCCGCTCGTTGTCAGCGAGGTGAACCCGCACGCGATCGACGAGGCCGTGAAGGGCATCATCGCGAACCCGAACTGCACGACGATGGCGGCGATGCCGGTGATGAAAGCGCTCGACGCTGAGGCCGGGCTGGAACGTCTGATTGTGACGACCTTCCAGGCGGTTTCAGGATCGGGCCTCGTGGGTGCCACCGAGCTCTCCTCGCAGGCCGCCGCCGCGCTCGAAAGCGGCAACTTGGAGCGCCTCGTGCACGACGGCACCGCGGTTGATTTCCCGGCACCTCGGGTGTACACGAAGACGATCGCGTTTGACGTGCTGCCGCTTGCCGGATCCATCGTTGATGATGGCCAGGGGGAGACCGACGAGGAGAAGAAGCTCCGTAACGAGAGCCGCAAGATCCTTGAGCTGCCCGAGCTGCTGGTGTCCGGCACCTGCGTGCGCGTGCCGGTGTTCACCGGCCACTCGCTGTCCATCAACGCCGAGTTTGCGAGGCCCATCTCGGCCGATCGCGCCCGCGAGGTGCTTGCCGCGGCTCCCGGCGTGGAGCTGAGCGACGTGCCGACCCCGCTTGAGGCAGCGGGCAAGGATCCGAGCTTTGTGGGCCGTATCCGTGAGGATCAGTCCGCGCCCGCTGGCCGCGGACTTGCGCTGTTCATCTCGAACGACAACCTGCGCAAGGGTGCCGCGCTGAACGCCGTGCAGTTGGCGGAGCTTGTCGCGGCGCGCAAGCTCGGCTGA
- a CDS encoding type II toxin-antitoxin system RelE/ParE family toxin has protein sequence MSGYRLTPAAQRDLSSIWDYTFEIWNVQQAETYFLDIKEAIERVARDPDRGRSCDDIREGYRRYAVGSHLIFYVLQGDRIDVMRILHQRMDPTRHV, from the coding sequence GTGAGCGGTTACCGGCTGACTCCGGCCGCACAACGGGACCTCTCCTCGATTTGGGACTACACCTTCGAGATCTGGAACGTGCAGCAAGCAGAGACCTACTTCCTTGACATCAAGGAGGCCATCGAGCGCGTCGCGCGCGACCCGGATCGTGGGCGAAGCTGTGACGATATTCGTGAGGGGTACCGACGCTATGCGGTAGGAAGCCATCTGATTTTCTATGTCTTGCAGGGGGATCGCATTGACGTGATGAGGATCCTGCATCAGCGCATGGATCCAACCCGGCATGTGTGA
- a CDS encoding type II toxin-antitoxin system ParD family antitoxin: MATNTSISLDEHFSSFLAREVSTGRYRSASEVVRAGLRLLEDQENQMAALRAALVAGEMSGEAEPFDFDAFVAAKKA; the protein is encoded by the coding sequence ATGGCCACCAACACTTCGATCAGTCTCGACGAGCACTTCTCATCGTTCCTTGCCCGCGAGGTTTCGACCGGGCGGTACCGTTCTGCGAGTGAGGTCGTACGTGCGGGTCTGCGCTTGCTCGAGGACCAAGAGAATCAGATGGCCGCCCTGCGTGCCGCGCTCGTAGCCGGAGAAATGAGCGGCGAAGCTGAGCCTTTCGACTTTGACGCATTCGTCGCTGCGAAGAAGGCGTGA
- the recR gene encoding recombination mediator RecR → MYDGIVQDLIDEFGRLPGIGPKSAQRIAFHILQTQNFDVTRLAELLTDVRERVRFCDVCGNITEEERCSICRDPRRDETLICVVEEPKDVVAIERTRQFRGLYHVLGGAISPIDGIGPDDLSIPKLMQRLGSGEVKEVILATDPNLEGEATAAYLSRLLTAIEVPVSRLASGLPVGGDLEFADEITLGRAFEGRRTVE, encoded by the coding sequence ATGTATGACGGCATTGTCCAAGACCTGATTGACGAGTTCGGCAGGCTGCCCGGGATCGGTCCAAAGTCCGCCCAGCGGATCGCCTTCCACATTTTGCAGACCCAGAACTTCGATGTGACCCGTCTAGCTGAACTGCTCACTGACGTCCGCGAGCGGGTGCGGTTTTGTGATGTCTGCGGCAACATCACAGAAGAGGAACGCTGCTCGATCTGCCGTGATCCTCGCCGAGATGAAACCCTGATTTGTGTCGTCGAAGAGCCCAAAGACGTTGTGGCGATTGAGCGCACGAGACAGTTCCGTGGCCTTTACCATGTGCTCGGCGGGGCGATCAGCCCGATCGACGGTATTGGACCCGATGATCTCAGCATCCCCAAACTGATGCAGCGTCTCGGATCGGGTGAGGTGAAAGAGGTGATCCTGGCCACGGACCCGAACCTTGAGGGTGAGGCGACTGCGGCCTATCTCTCACGTCTGCTTACGGCGATCGAGGTGCCGGTTTCCCGTCTTGCTTCGGGATTGCCCGTCGGCGGCGACCTCGAGTTTGCCGACGAGATCACCCTCGGTCGCGCGTTTGAGGGACGCCGCACCGTCGAGTAG